The following proteins are encoded in a genomic region of Sneathiella marina:
- a CDS encoding CpaF family protein, giving the protein MPEVRETLLPNLSADENRSVVAQQVKTFVRDAMSREKIQLNVLEQRTLVNDLTVGLWSEIEKKQTTNGTTPPRPAEPSNELDQSNFSGAAEEANALDNTKIVEEGVTVFGADPVAPAEVTAEFEQPQTLDSFQDTASGDDEEFSEPVVPLAKSVEDKEEEDDNSSEVFNLSMAPETTGVKINAHLEGIKSIVQPLLMERIDISAAVTMDRLDLARDISDIITDILIEERIQLNQREQRELTESLMHDMLGLGPLEPLLADDGITDIMVNGPKQVFIEKEGKLVLSDCQFRDNAHVLSVASRIVSHVGRRVDETSPLVDARLADGSRVNIIIPPLAIDGPSISIRKFAKQKITLDVMERTKNLSPASATVLRVAGRCRLNILISGGTGSGKTTMLNAISQLIDPGERIVTIEDAAELQLQQPHVVRLETRSANLEGGGEISMRDLLKNALRMRPDRIILGEIRGSEAIDMLQAMNTGHDGSLSTIHANRPREALTRLENMVGMSSVNLPAKAVRTQIASAIDLIVQISRMRDGVRRVTYISEVVGMEEDVITMQDLFWYEFHGEDKGGRLLGDFKSTGLRPHFAPRAAYFGLEKMLLGAV; this is encoded by the coding sequence ATGCCGGAAGTTCGGGAAACGCTTCTGCCAAACCTGTCGGCAGACGAAAACCGTTCTGTTGTAGCCCAACAGGTGAAAACGTTTGTTCGTGACGCAATGTCGCGGGAAAAAATTCAACTGAATGTGCTCGAGCAACGTACTTTGGTCAATGACTTGACGGTGGGCTTGTGGTCAGAAATAGAGAAAAAGCAGACTACGAACGGTACAACCCCACCAAGACCGGCTGAGCCTTCCAATGAATTGGATCAATCAAATTTTTCTGGCGCTGCAGAAGAAGCCAATGCACTGGATAACACCAAAATTGTTGAAGAAGGCGTCACTGTTTTTGGCGCGGACCCTGTTGCTCCAGCAGAGGTTACTGCTGAGTTCGAGCAACCACAGACTCTAGACTCGTTCCAGGATACTGCTTCCGGTGACGACGAAGAGTTCAGCGAACCGGTTGTTCCTTTGGCTAAAAGTGTGGAAGATAAAGAAGAAGAGGATGATAATTCCTCAGAAGTTTTCAATTTATCTATGGCACCTGAAACGACGGGCGTTAAAATTAATGCTCATCTAGAAGGCATAAAATCAATTGTCCAGCCGTTATTGATGGAAAGAATTGATATCAGTGCCGCTGTTACAATGGATAGGCTGGATCTCGCCCGCGATATATCTGATATTATTACGGATATTTTGATCGAGGAACGCATTCAGTTAAATCAGCGTGAGCAACGTGAATTAACTGAAAGTTTGATGCATGACATGCTCGGTTTGGGGCCGCTCGAACCATTGCTAGCTGACGATGGCATAACGGATATTATGGTCAATGGCCCAAAACAGGTGTTTATCGAAAAAGAAGGCAAGCTTGTACTATCCGATTGCCAGTTCCGGGATAACGCGCATGTTCTGAGTGTTGCAAGTCGTATTGTTAGTCACGTTGGGCGCCGTGTCGATGAAACCAGTCCACTGGTTGATGCTCGTCTGGCAGACGGCAGTCGTGTCAATATCATCATTCCGCCATTGGCCATCGATGGGCCATCCATTTCTATACGTAAGTTTGCGAAGCAGAAGATTACGCTGGATGTAATGGAGAGGACGAAGAATTTGTCGCCTGCGTCGGCAACCGTTTTGCGTGTCGCCGGTAGATGTCGACTAAATATTTTAATTTCGGGTGGTACGGGCTCTGGTAAAACCACGATGCTTAACGCCATATCTCAGCTAATCGATCCTGGTGAACGTATTGTCACTATTGAAGACGCAGCGGAACTCCAATTACAGCAACCTCATGTAGTAAGGTTGGAAACACGATCTGCAAATCTTGAAGGTGGCGGGGAAATCTCCATGCGAGATCTTCTAAAGAACGCCCTGCGTATGCGTCCAGATAGGATTATTCTTGGCGAGATTCGTGGCAGTGAAGCGATTGACATGCTGCAGGCAATGAATACCGGCCATGATGGGTCGTTATCGACAATTCATGCCAACCGTCCGAGAGAGGCCTTAACGCGGCTGGAAAATATGGTTGGTATGTCGAGCGTGAATTTGCCGGCGAAGGCAGTAAGAACTCAGATAGCCTCTGCGATTGATCTAATCGTTCAGATTAGCCGGATGCGAGACGGTGTACGTCGTGTGACCTATATCTCTGAAGTTGTAGGTATGGAAGAAGATGTCATCACTATGCAAGACCTCTTCTGGTATGAGTTCCACGGGGAAGATAAAGGTGGCCGGTTGCTTGGTGATTTCAAATCTACGGGGCTACGTCCTCATTTTGCGCCGCGCGCCGCCTATTTCGGACTAGAGAAAATGCTGTTGGGAGCCGTATGA
- a CDS encoding type II secretion system F family protein, translating into MMLGTSGPIDQLTVMLVVGGATLLISLLLVFAFAGGSDHSSSSRRRLTEISQGQKTTGKTKARETARRSQETSGIKIIDLLLKKLIPNPDLLRSRLEKTGRKISIAQYSSIAVVLALIVTVLTHLLYDVSLFLAIPTGLFCGLFFPHVIVGFLGKRRINKFMKTFPEAIELLCRGLRAGLPISEAIVTVGNDAPDPVGKEFRGVADAMRVGQSIEQGLWDVASRIDLPDFKFLIIAISIQRETGGNLAETLAGLANTLRKRRQIKLKIKAMSSEARASAWIIGSLPFIMFVLLWFANDAYVGTLIEDPRGAYMIGAGLTMIGTGCAVMAKMVRFEI; encoded by the coding sequence ATGATGTTGGGAACTTCCGGACCTATCGATCAATTGACCGTCATGCTCGTTGTCGGCGGTGCGACATTGTTAATTTCGCTTCTATTAGTATTTGCGTTTGCGGGCGGATCCGATCATTCCTCGAGCTCACGTAGAAGATTAACAGAAATCAGTCAGGGCCAGAAAACAACCGGCAAAACCAAAGCGCGTGAAACGGCCCGGCGCTCACAGGAAACCAGCGGCATCAAAATTATCGATTTGCTGCTCAAAAAACTGATTCCCAATCCAGATCTACTGCGAAGCAGACTGGAAAAAACAGGGCGCAAGATTTCAATCGCACAATATTCTTCTATTGCTGTGGTATTAGCGCTGATTGTAACAGTCTTGACTCACCTGCTTTATGACGTGTCGTTATTTCTAGCCATTCCAACGGGCCTATTTTGCGGATTGTTTTTCCCGCATGTAATCGTCGGCTTTCTTGGCAAACGCCGTATCAATAAATTCATGAAAACCTTTCCGGAGGCAATTGAGCTTTTGTGCCGTGGCCTGCGGGCAGGTCTACCGATAAGTGAAGCAATTGTAACCGTTGGAAATGATGCCCCAGATCCAGTTGGTAAGGAATTTCGAGGCGTTGCTGACGCGATGCGTGTTGGCCAGAGCATCGAGCAAGGGCTTTGGGATGTCGCCAGCCGAATTGATTTACCGGATTTCAAATTCTTGATCATCGCTATTTCCATTCAACGGGAAACAGGGGGTAACCTGGCAGAAACACTCGCTGGTCTTGCCAATACATTGCGTAAACGCCGGCAAATCAAACTCAAGATTAAAGCGATGTCCTCTGAAGCACGTGCTAGTGCCTGGATTATAGGATCACTGCCTTTTATCATGTTTGTTTTACTTTGGTTTGCCAATGATGCCTATGTCGGTACGTTGATCGAAGATCCGAGGGGCGCATATATGATCGGCGCCGGTCTAACAATGATCGGAACCGGGTGCGCTGTTATGGCTAAAATGGTCAGGTTTGAAATTTAG
- a CDS encoding type II secretion system F family protein, which produces MVDLVSLLPDFLRSEDMLALIAGGASLAVVLMMWRAFLVKDALPGRIKSLEKRRTALKENIANETKQRSKLIVRENLMHRVVQKMQLMRGERARVMAAKLAQGGWRSKDALVTYLFAKISLPLLFTSLALMYLLGTNPWDWDVLVCILASIGAGFIGYLLPDTLVKNKVSKRYEAIRKTLPDALDLLVICTEAGLNLDSGLDRVCREVANSAPELADEFGLTSIELGFLPDRKQALGNLASRVDFQAMTTLVNTLLQTEKYGTPLAVALRVLAAEMREERLMKAEEKAARLPAIMTVPMIVFILPALFIVLIGPAVLRAIDAFN; this is translated from the coding sequence ATGGTTGATCTAGTTAGCCTATTACCAGATTTTCTAAGGTCTGAGGACATGTTGGCGCTTATTGCTGGCGGTGCGTCGCTGGCTGTTGTCCTGATGATGTGGAGGGCATTTCTTGTCAAAGATGCTTTGCCCGGGAGGATTAAAAGCCTTGAAAAGAGGCGGACAGCTCTTAAAGAGAACATAGCCAACGAGACTAAACAGCGAAGCAAGTTGATTGTGCGCGAAAACCTCATGCATCGCGTCGTGCAAAAAATGCAGTTGATGCGGGGGGAACGTGCCCGCGTCATGGCAGCGAAACTTGCTCAAGGCGGCTGGCGCTCAAAAGATGCGCTGGTCACATATCTCTTTGCAAAAATATCCTTGCCATTGTTGTTCACAAGTCTTGCTTTGATGTATTTATTGGGCACCAATCCTTGGGATTGGGATGTTCTTGTTTGTATTCTTGCGTCAATTGGCGCCGGCTTTATTGGATATCTCCTTCCGGATACGCTTGTCAAAAACAAGGTATCGAAAAGATATGAAGCAATTCGCAAAACGCTGCCGGATGCGCTCGATCTTTTGGTTATTTGTACGGAAGCTGGATTGAACCTTGATAGTGGCCTTGACAGAGTGTGTCGTGAAGTTGCGAATTCAGCACCAGAGCTGGCCGACGAATTTGGATTAACCTCGATTGAACTGGGTTTTCTACCAGATCGAAAGCAGGCACTTGGAAACCTTGCAAGCCGGGTTGATTTTCAGGCTATGACAACACTTGTCAATACTCTGCTCCAAACAGAAAAATATGGTACCCCTTTGGCTGTTGCCTTGCGTGTACTAGCGGCAGAAATGCGTGAAGAGCGTCTGATGAAAGCAGAGGAAAAAGCTGCTCGTCTACCGGCCATTATGACGGTTCCAATGATCGTCTTTATTTTGCCCGCTTTGTTTATTGTTCTTATCGGACCAGCCGTCTTGCGCGCTATCGACGCCTTCAACTAA
- a CDS encoding tetratricopeptide repeat protein, with translation MADPAVVEQKPIASTTKANNPEEALSWKQLVKIADKAWANNDASTAIRLYATAAKEQPKNPEPLLKIANILRKTGRTDDAINVYERIFEFDPYNIAAYHGVGYTNLQQEKPLQATKAFASALTIDGNNASSLGGMGIAYDKAGDHEKAQDYYKRAIKADPINLNYKSNLALSLALSGQTEKAIAILKVVTEDPAATPKHRQTLALAYGMAGKSKEAMKYSRMDLSEKDARNNALYFEALNGTTDVQTASIGEQVKLMKASQDKAVPEIEAVKSKPREPANPDMIVARHESETLNNNLGSSTKKKATAPKALVPAPKAPITIARVEKPAKPAKPAPTVKSTVPTPVAPKMVAQAEKPATTPKPAAPKKLAKVEKPKSSNVADAQTNSDPKPTTFAKKSPTKKSASEMFNVEPKSETPKYSEWRIEEKMTPMPAPKAEKSVADNDLPAKENIAFAAGSAGSINSYKPDGGKYYLQLGSYKERAHAEKGWKILHDQNKDILEGIDPIIAQADLGNENGGVFYRVQIGGFSNKTQTMTLCGTLRDRSHDCFMPMGANIAKPKALAPDQIMVENKSKEDATKSIAQDNKAKTDENQVADFTKDIGAL, from the coding sequence ATGGCAGACCCGGCAGTTGTTGAACAAAAACCCATTGCCAGCACCACAAAGGCAAATAACCCAGAAGAAGCACTTTCCTGGAAGCAACTTGTAAAAATTGCTGATAAAGCCTGGGCAAATAATGATGCATCGACCGCAATCCGGCTTTATGCCACTGCCGCGAAAGAGCAGCCTAAAAACCCGGAGCCACTCTTAAAAATAGCTAATATCCTTCGAAAGACCGGTCGCACAGATGACGCGATTAATGTCTATGAACGTATTTTCGAATTTGATCCATATAATATCGCCGCCTATCATGGTGTTGGTTATACCAATCTTCAGCAAGAGAAGCCGCTTCAAGCAACTAAGGCATTTGCCTCAGCTCTGACAATTGATGGAAACAACGCCTCCTCCCTTGGTGGAATGGGGATTGCGTATGATAAGGCAGGTGATCATGAGAAAGCACAAGATTACTACAAGCGAGCAATCAAAGCTGATCCCATCAATCTGAACTATAAAAGTAACCTTGCATTATCTTTGGCTCTATCCGGTCAAACTGAAAAAGCAATAGCAATACTGAAAGTAGTTACAGAAGATCCCGCCGCTACACCAAAGCACCGTCAGACACTGGCTTTGGCATATGGCATGGCTGGTAAGTCTAAAGAGGCAATGAAATATTCGCGGATGGATCTTTCTGAGAAAGACGCCAGAAATAACGCGTTGTATTTTGAGGCATTGAATGGCACTACGGATGTTCAAACAGCTTCAATTGGTGAACAAGTCAAGCTGATGAAGGCTTCACAAGATAAAGCCGTTCCGGAAATTGAAGCGGTAAAATCGAAACCACGAGAGCCTGCCAACCCGGATATGATCGTTGCACGGCATGAAAGTGAAACGCTCAACAACAATTTAGGGTCCAGCACAAAGAAAAAAGCAACAGCGCCAAAAGCACTTGTACCGGCGCCAAAGGCACCGATTACCATAGCCAGGGTGGAAAAACCGGCTAAACCGGCTAAACCGGCGCCAACTGTAAAATCAACTGTTCCAACGCCAGTCGCACCGAAAATGGTTGCTCAGGCAGAAAAACCTGCCACAACCCCTAAACCGGCCGCACCGAAAAAGCTGGCAAAGGTAGAAAAGCCTAAATCAAGTAACGTTGCGGATGCACAAACAAATTCAGACCCAAAACCAACGACATTCGCCAAGAAAAGTCCGACCAAAAAATCTGCAAGCGAGATGTTTAACGTGGAACCGAAATCGGAAACACCTAAATATAGTGAGTGGAGAATTGAAGAGAAGATGACTCCGATGCCAGCGCCGAAAGCTGAAAAATCGGTTGCTGATAACGACTTGCCGGCTAAAGAAAATATAGCCTTTGCCGCTGGTTCTGCTGGCAGCATTAACTCCTACAAACCGGATGGCGGGAAATATTACCTGCAATTGGGCTCCTACAAGGAACGCGCTCACGCCGAAAAGGGATGGAAAATCCTGCACGATCAGAATAAAGACATTCTAGAGGGAATTGATCCGATCATTGCGCAAGCAGATCTCGGGAACGAGAATGGTGGAGTTTTCTATCGGGTTCAAATCGGTGGCTTCTCCAACAAAACACAAACAATGACGCTTTGTGGAACCTTGCGGGATAGAAGCCATGATTGCTTTATGCCCATGGGCGCGAATATCGCCAAGCCAAAAGCCCTGGCGCCTGACCAGATTATGGTTGAAAATAAATCGAAGGAAGATGCCACAAAATCTATTGCCCAGGACAACAAAGCAAAAACTGATGAAAATCAGGTAGCGGATTTCACTAAAGATATCGGCGCACTATAA